A genomic window from archaeon BMS3Bbin15 includes:
- a CDS encoding chromosome segregation protein: MNQENEINKKKQITSALDNFPAAKVLVVLVVIVVILQSYSAWKVIGLEGERVSLLQDKENFEKMQSELPGLNEKWDDLTKKINILKKNRFDLLDEKAKAEKTIAEAEVTKAELKRGKEIRKDLELAAKDFVLEIQSKTDLMKKLTGPASQLTDSLDRLDDVVRKLKEAPDNIETSLKQVKSVSDNLKSMLTKTEDIHSSLDKSIANSNKAYKESLDASDKVYEAGTSISKATKLLNENAAEFKRASNDANKSTDNIKESAQLLETITGDIQQAGSTARRTIESFDSIKTDLHDVVSRLKNDTATAIKSVNRDIENIQKSSGKLSDIVEKIKRNATDFNDKISEIKPSKYDRELSKHSDDIMEAAKTAGKIETQLKKLTNRLQSLADKSIGDFDALRQELDSAKKRISKIKDPVNNEN; encoded by the coding sequence TTGAATCAAGAAAATGAGATAAATAAGAAAAAACAAATTACATCTGCATTAGATAATTTTCCAGCGGCTAAAGTATTGGTCGTACTTGTAGTTATAGTTGTTATTTTACAAAGTTATTCTGCATGGAAAGTGATAGGACTTGAGGGGGAACGGGTAAGCCTTCTGCAAGATAAAGAGAATTTTGAAAAAATGCAGTCTGAATTGCCTGGTCTTAATGAGAAATGGGATGATTTAACAAAAAAAATAAATATTCTTAAGAAAAATAGATTTGATCTTTTAGATGAGAAAGCAAAAGCAGAAAAGACTATTGCTGAAGCAGAAGTGACTAAAGCAGAGCTGAAACGAGGCAAAGAAATAAGGAAAGATCTTGAATTGGCTGCAAAGGATTTTGTTCTGGAAATACAAAGTAAAACAGATCTTATGAAAAAGTTAACGGGTCCGGCATCACAGCTGACTGACTCTTTGGATAGATTAGACGATGTTGTTAGGAAGCTGAAAGAGGCTCCAGACAACATTGAAACGTCGCTGAAACAGGTAAAATCAGTATCAGATAATCTTAAGAGTATGCTAACAAAAACTGAAGATATTCATTCATCACTTGATAAAAGTATCGCAAACAGCAATAAAGCTTATAAAGAATCATTAGACGCATCTGACAAGGTATACGAAGCAGGCACATCAATTAGCAAAGCAACAAAGCTACTGAATGAAAATGCGGCCGAATTTAAACGAGCTTCAAACGACGCAAACAAAAGCACGGACAATATCAAGGAATCTGCACAGCTCCTTGAAACAATTACCGGTGATATTCAACAAGCTGGCAGTACAGCAAGACGCACTATAGAGTCATTTGACAGTATCAAAACAGACCTTCATGATGTTGTAAGTCGTTTAAAAAATGATACTGCTACTGCGATTAAATCAGTGAATCGTGACATAGAGAATATACAGAAAAGTTCAGGTAAGCTTTCTGATATAGTGGAAAAAATAAAACGGAATGCCACAGATTTCAACGATAAAATTTCAGAGATTAAGCCATCAAAATACGATAGGGAACTTAGTAAACACAGTGACGATATAATGGAAGCTGCAAAGACTGCAGGTAAAATTGAAACTCAATTGAAGAAATTAACAAATAGGCTCCAGAGTTTAGCTGATAAATCTATAGGGGACTTTGACGCTTTGCGGCAAGAGTTAGATTCTGCGAAAAAACGAATAAGTAAAATAAAAGATCCTGTAAACAATGAGAACTGA
- the smc_1 gene encoding chromosome partition protein Smc — translation MNEVLWMPTVLWGIATGFSLIIILLALGMYLWYQKRTAAVIEDASSVAELAAKREQLEADISQARQWRRDNNEELQKIDAERKLQEMLRQELVNTQMQLVQDEQKVTEARRETSDLQNAVAALSQDRDRIENEKSEFEKATNDAEKKAAVMEQLVQKRRSEMEDVNSELKEKRNELSDINRIVTDLQLRKDSLSDEINNKETNISVLKELLSTQEQSKHEMAEQIDTIKKDLSENVSEYDEAQKEYQLVRDKLYEAENKTRSLEARNAHLKEKSKELSPEATLVDPYEALYVMPDTFTKTGMITAHSNYDEDTALADLDSYLGKCKLSFSPRVIKAFHTSLKISDISPLVVMAGISGTGKSELPRRYAEAMGIHFHLMAVQPRWDSPQDMFGFYNYMEKKYKATELSRSLIQMDKWNNPEKSKYHDRMLLVLLDEMNLARVEYYFSEFLSKLEIRRTVNPDDINERIKAEISLDTGSVVKGVDIPKLYVHKNVLFVGTMNEDESTQTLSDKVIDRANVLRFGRPEKMTSDMPANPDQSDKFLTFTNWKDWQKDYSHLNQQARTDAEKWISTINLALDEIGRPFGYRINQAIFSYIANYPAVNAQNNYRLAFADQLEQRVLPKLRGLEISAKSSCLEKIDEVIEEVGDEALSTAFRKAANPDHTLFTWAGVTRNQEL, via the coding sequence ATGAATGAAGTGCTTTGGATGCCAACAGTATTATGGGGGATAGCTACAGGCTTTAGTCTCATTATTATTCTTTTAGCATTGGGTATGTATCTCTGGTATCAAAAGCGTACTGCTGCGGTGATAGAGGATGCTTCATCTGTTGCAGAACTGGCTGCTAAGAGGGAACAACTTGAAGCGGATATAAGTCAGGCCCGTCAATGGCGTAGGGACAACAATGAGGAACTTCAAAAAATAGATGCGGAGCGCAAACTGCAGGAAATGCTAAGACAAGAACTTGTTAATACTCAGATGCAGCTTGTTCAGGATGAACAGAAAGTTACGGAGGCAAGAAGGGAGACATCTGATCTTCAAAATGCAGTTGCTGCATTATCTCAGGATCGGGATAGAATTGAAAATGAAAAGTCGGAATTTGAGAAGGCTACAAATGATGCAGAGAAAAAAGCTGCTGTTATGGAGCAACTGGTTCAGAAGAGGAGATCTGAAATGGAAGATGTAAATTCTGAGCTTAAAGAAAAACGCAATGAACTATCTGACATCAATAGAATCGTAACTGATTTACAGCTGAGAAAAGATTCTCTCTCCGATGAAATAAATAATAAAGAAACAAACATATCAGTCCTTAAAGAGTTGCTGAGTACACAGGAACAGTCAAAACATGAAATGGCAGAGCAAATTGATACGATTAAAAAAGATTTATCCGAAAACGTATCAGAGTATGACGAAGCTCAAAAAGAATACCAATTAGTTAGAGATAAGTTATACGAGGCTGAAAATAAAACAAGAAGTCTTGAGGCCAGAAATGCTCATCTTAAAGAAAAGTCAAAAGAATTATCTCCTGAAGCTACACTGGTTGATCCATACGAGGCATTGTACGTGATGCCTGATACGTTTACTAAAACTGGCATGATAACGGCTCACAGTAATTATGATGAAGATACAGCGCTTGCAGATTTAGATAGTTATCTGGGAAAATGCAAACTTTCCTTTTCACCAAGAGTTATTAAGGCATTCCACACTTCATTGAAAATATCTGATATAAGCCCCCTTGTTGTTATGGCCGGAATATCAGGCACAGGTAAGAGCGAACTGCCGAGACGTTATGCCGAGGCTATGGGAATCCATTTTCATTTAATGGCAGTTCAGCCGAGATGGGACAGTCCTCAGGATATGTTTGGATTTTACAACTATATGGAAAAGAAATATAAGGCAACAGAACTTTCGAGATCTCTTATACAAATGGATAAATGGAATAATCCTGAGAAGTCAAAGTACCATGACAGAATGCTTCTTGTGTTACTCGATGAAATGAACCTGGCGCGTGTTGAGTACTACTTTAGTGAATTTCTGTCAAAGCTTGAAATACGAAGAACAGTGAATCCTGATGATATAAATGAAAGAATTAAAGCAGAAATCTCGTTGGATACAGGGTCTGTGGTAAAAGGGGTGGATATCCCTAAGCTATATGTGCACAAAAACGTTCTATTTGTCGGAACAATGAATGAAGATGAGTCTACGCAGACTCTTTCTGACAAAGTTATTGACCGTGCAAATGTTCTCAGGTTCGGCAGGCCTGAAAAGATGACATCGGATATGCCTGCTAATCCTGACCAATCTGATAAATTCTTGACATTCACTAATTGGAAAGATTGGCAGAAGGATTATAGTCACCTTAATCAGCAAGCCAGGACTGATGCGGAAAAATGGATATCTACAATTAATTTGGCTCTGGATGAGATAGGGAGACCCTTTGGTTACAGAATCAATCAGGCAATTTTTAGTTATATAGCTAACTACCCGGCTGTCAATGCACAAAACAATTATCGCCTTGCATTTGCAGACCAGCTTGAGCAGCGTGTATTGCCCAAATTGCGTGGCTTGGAGATATCTGCCAAATCAAGCTGCCTTGAGAAAATTGACGAAGTGATAGAAGAAGTCGGTGATGAAGCTTTGTCTACTGCATTCAGAAAAGCTGCGAATCCTGATCATACCCTGTTCACATGGGCAGGCGTAACACGCAATCAAGAGTTATGA